CCTTTTACACAACGGTCCGGAACTTAAAAGCTGGCGCGACATTCAGGCGGACATTCTTTCTGTTGACGATATGTATTCCTTATATTGCAATGTTATAATGGCATTTATGTTCATAATTGCCGCAGTCGGAATCAGCAACACAATGCTTATGAGCGTAATGGAACGGCGCAACGAAATTGCAATGCTTAAAGCAATGGGCTACAGTTCATTTTACGTAAAACGGCTTTTTATGTGGGAAGGCGTTTCTATCGGAATTGTAGGCTGTATTATAGGCTGCACCGTCGCCTGCCTTCTGAACATTCCGCTTTCTGCAAAAGGCATTGACTTTACATCGACGCTTTCTACCGTGAGCTTCGGCTATCGGATTTCGGGACTTATAAAAAGCGGCTGGGACATTCCGGGATTTATCCGCGTAACGCTCGGTGCTTTACTTGTTGCGGGAGCCGCAGCCTTTATTCCGACAAATTCGATTTTAAAAAAAGAAGTTGCGGACATATTCAGAAAAAACTGACGAATAAGGAACGGAATTATGAAATCGGGAAATATCAGCCTTCTTTTTATGATGGCTTGGAAAAACATCAGGCGCAACAAACGGCGGACAATACTGACCGGCGGCGCGCTTTTTTTAGTTACGCTTTTTGTTACGTTATATATGGCAACGGAGTACGGTTCTATGGACGATATGAAATTCAACATCGTCCATAACAAAATGGGCGTCGTCCGCATCAGAAATCCGCTCTACACAAAAAACGAACGTATCAATCCGCTCAGCCAGTACATCCCGGATACGGCGCACGTCGTAGAAAAACTGGAGTCGTTTCCGGGCATAACGCGAGCCGAGCCTAAAATCGTTACGGGAGCGGCTGTCTATCAAAACGAAGACACAAAAACAGTCAGCCTTCTCGGAATCGATTTTGCAAACAGCAATTACTTTAAAGACAAAGATATGCAAATTCTAAGCGGCGATCTTGCGCCGCTGACACAACAAACTGCACCGCTGACACAACAAACTGCACCGCTGACACAACAAACTGCACCGCCGGCAACACAGTCAAACGAAAAACCAAAACGCAGGTGCGTTGTGACGAATCACTTTGCCAGAACGTTCAATCTGAGTGCCGGCGACAAATTCACCATTATGACGCAGACGGCACGCAACGGAACGAACGGCTGCACGCTCACCATTCAGGCGGTAGTCCACCTTTCTGACGGAGATTACGCGGGCGACTTTATCTTTATGGATTTTGGGCAGGCTTCGTCCCTGTTACGGATGAATGGAAACGCAACAGAAATCCTCGTCTTTACGGATAACTGGCAGGATATTGCCGAAACAAAAAAACTTGCTGCCTCCTTAAAAGAATCGGAAGATTTTTCCGATCTTGAAATCATTCCATGGGTTGAAGGAAATTCATTTTTGCAGTTTTTGGAATTTACGGATCAGATTTATTTCATTTTTGCGCTGATTTTTTTCGTCCTGTCAGCAATCGTTATTTTCAATTCCTCAATGCTCAGCGTTATGGAGCGCAAAAAAGAAATCGGATCCCTTTTATCGCTCGGAATGGGCGGCAGCACCGTCGTGCTTTTATTTCTTTTAGAAACGATTATAACATCTGTAATCGCCACGGTTTTCGGCTCCCTTACCGCTGCGGTTTTGATAAACATCACGAACAAAACGGGAATCAACTTAGCACAGTTCTCTGCGTTTAACTCGTACGAAGGATTTAATATAAAAATGATTTTATATCCGAATCTGACCTTCGGGCGGTACGTGGAATTTGCGCTTACCGGATTTTTAACGGCCGTAATCGCGTGCATACTGCCTGCAAGGATGGCGCTCAGCGTCCAGCCGGCAGAAGCGCTGCGCTCAGAAAATTAAAACAAATACTCGGATTGAAACAGGAGAATTACAAATGAAAAAATTATATGCATTTATGCTGGCAGCGCTCACCGCCATATCAGCTGCATTTGCCGCGGAACTTTCAATTGAAGAAATCATGGCAAAATACGACGCCAACACAGATTATAAAACGTCCAAAATGAAAGCGACGCTTTTAGTAACAGACAAGTTTGGAA
This sequence is a window from Treponema brennaborense DSM 12168. Protein-coding genes within it:
- a CDS encoding ABC transporter permease — translated: MDDMKFNIVHNKMGVVRIRNPLYTKNERINPLSQYIPDTAHVVEKLESFPGITRAEPKIVTGAAVYQNEDTKTVSLLGIDFANSNYFKDKDMQILSGDLAPLTQQTAPLTQQTAPLTQQTAPPATQSNEKPKRRCVVTNHFARTFNLSAGDKFTIMTQTARNGTNGCTLTIQAVVHLSDGDYAGDFIFMDFGQASSLLRMNGNATEILVFTDNWQDIAETKKLAASLKESEDFSDLEIIPWVEGNSFLQFLEFTDQIYFIFALIFFVLSAIVIFNSSMLSVMERKKEIGSLLSLGMGGSTVVLLFLLETIITSVIATVFGSLTAAVLINITNKTGINLAQFSAFNSYEGFNIKMILYPNLTFGRYVEFALTGFLTAVIACILPARMALSVQPAEALRSEN